The following coding sequences lie in one Rutidosis leptorrhynchoides isolate AG116_Rl617_1_P2 chromosome 6, CSIRO_AGI_Rlap_v1, whole genome shotgun sequence genomic window:
- the LOC139855873 gene encoding membrane magnesium transporter has protein sequence MTMSMSFAVGVISVLMLFHAAYSTIQYRSLLKITEDEFTGPPYEVIIELILVLILSLFAGLTVPGNFRSILPDSDENRVVSLPSNMNFMIFNHRGKAFPTEIGLKLN, from the exons ATGACGATGAGTATGAGCTTCGCGGTCGGCGTAATCTCTGTTCTTATGCTATTCCATGCCGCTTACTCTACTATTCAAT ATAGGTCGTTGCTTAAGATCACTGAAGATGAGTTTACTGGACCTCCATATGAA GTCATAATTGAGTTAATATTAGTATTGATCTTGAGTCTGTTTGCTGGATTAACTGTGCCAGGGAATTTTCGTTCAATTCTTCCAGATTCAGATGAAAATAG GGTGGTGTCTCTACCCTCCAATATGAACTTCATGATTTTCAATCATCGTGGAAAGGCATTCCCAACAGAAATCGGCTTGAAGCTAAACTGA